Genomic segment of Streptococcus pneumoniae:
TAGCCTCTACACAATCATTCGTGCGACTCACAAATATAAAGATTCTCGCGAACAATTTGAGATGCGTACTCACAAACGTCTAATCGACATCGTGAACCCAACTCAAAAAACAGTTGATGCATTGATGAAACTTGATTTACCAAGTGGCGTTAACGTAGAAATCAAACTTTAATCAAACACTCGCTACAACGTAGAGATGTGTCTGAGCATAAAAAACGCTCGTTAAAAACTTTTTGAAATAACTTTATAGAAAAGGAAACATTTTCTCATGACAAAAGGAATCTTAGGGAAAAAAGTGGGAATGACTCAAATCTTCACTGAAGCTGGCGAATTGATCCCTGTAACTGTTGTTGAAGCAGCTCCAAACGTTGTTCTTCAAGTAAAAACAGTTGAAACAGATGGTTACAACGCTGTTCAAGTTGGTTTTGATGACCTTCGCGAAGTATTGAGCAACAAACCTGCTAAAGGACATGTAGCTAAAGCTAACACGGCTCCTAAGCGCTTCATTCGTGAATTCAAAAACATTGAAGGCTTGGAAGTTGGATCAGAAATTACAGTTGACACTTTCGCAGCTGGAGATGTTGTTGATGTAACAGGAACTTCAAAAGGTAAAGGTTTCCAAGGTGTTATCAAACGCCACGGACAATCTCGTGGACCTATGGCTCACGGTTCTCGTTACCACCGTCGTCCTGGTTCAATGGGACCAGTTGCGCCAAACCGCGTGTTTAAAAACAAACACTTGGCAGGACGTATGGGTGGCAACCGCGTGACAATTCAAAATCTTGAAATTGCACAAGTTGTTCCAGAGAAAAACGTTATCCTTATCAAAGGTAACGTACCAGGTGCTAAGAAATCTCTTATCACGATCAAATCAGCAGTTAAAGCTGGTAAATAATAAAGAAAGGGGAAATCAGTCACAATGGCAAACGTAACATTATTTGACCAAACTGGTAAACAAGCTGGTGAAGTAGTTCTTAACGATGCAGTCTTTGGTATCGAACCAAACCAAGCAGTTGTGTTTGATGTCATCATCAGCCAACGTGCGAGCCTTCGTCAAGGAACTCACGCTGTTAAAAACCGCTCTGCAGTATCAGGTGGTGGACGCAAACCATGGCGTCAAAAAGGAACTGGACGTGCTCGTCAAGGGTCTATCCGTTCTCCACAATGGCGTGGTGGTGGTGTAGTCTTTGGACCAACTCCACGTTCATACGCTTACAAACTTCCACAAAAGGTTCGTCGTTTGGCACTTAAATCTGTTTACTCAGAAAAAGTTGCTGACAGCAAATTTGTAGCGGTTGACAGCCTTTCATTTACAGCTCCAAAAACTGCTGAATTTGCAAAAGTTCTTGCAGCACTTAGCATTGATACAAAAGTTCTTGTAATTCTTGAAGAAGGAAATGAATTCGCAGCACTTTCAGCTCGTAACCTTCCAAACGTGAAAGTTGCAACTGCTACAACTGCAAGCGTTCTTGACATTGCAAATGCAGACAAACTTCTTGTAACTCAAGCAGCTATCTCTAAAATCGAGGAGGTTCTTGCATAATGAATTTGTATGACGTAATCAAAAAGCCTGTCATCACTGAAAGCTCAATGGCTCAGCTTGAAGCAGGCAAATATGTCTTTGAAGTAGATACTCGCGCTCACAAACTTCTCATCAAACAAGCTGTTGAAGCAGCATTTGAAGGTGTAAAAGTTGCAAATGTGAACACAATCAACGTAAAACCAAAAGCAAAACGTGTTGGACGCTACACTGGTTTTACTTCTAAAACTAAAAAAGCAATCATCACGCTTACAGCTGATTCAAAAGCAATCGAGTTGTTTGCAGCTGCTGATGCAGAATAATCTAAGGAGGAAATATCGTGGGAATCAGAGTTTATAAACCAACTACAAATGGTCGCCGTAATATGACTTCTTTGGATTTTGCTGAGATCACTACTAGCACTCCAGAAAAAACTTTGCTTGTTTCATTGAAGAGCAAAGCTGGTCGTAACAACAACGGACGCATCACTGTTCGTCACCAAGGTGGCGGTCACAAACGTCACTACCGTTTGATTGACTTCAAACGTAACAAAGACGCTGTTGAAGCAGTAGTTAAAACTATCGAGTACGATCCAAACCGTTCAGCGAACATCGCACTTGTGCACTACACTGACGGTGTGAAAGCATACATCATCGCTCCAAAAGGTCTTGAAGTTGGTCAACGTATCGTTTCAGGTCCAGAAGCAGATATCAAAGTCGGAAACGCTCTTCCACTTGCAAACATTCCAGTCGGTACCCTTATCCACAACATCGAGTTGAAACCAGGTCGTGGTGGAGAGTTGGTCCGTGCAGCTGGAGCATCTGCTCAAGTATTGGGACAAGAAGGTAAATATACACTTGTTCGTCTTCAATCAGGCGAAGTTCGTATGATCCTTGGAGCTTGTCGTGCAACAGTTGGTGTTGTCGGAAACGAACAACACGGACTTGTAAACCTTGGTAAAGCGGGACGTAGCCGCTGGAAAGGTATCCGTCCAACTGTTCGCGGTTCTGTAATGAACCCGAATGATCACCCACACGGTGGTGGTGAAGGTAAAGCACCAGTTGGTCGTAAAGCACCATCTACTCCATGGGGCAAACCTGCTCTTGGACTTAAAACTCGTAACAAGAAAGCAAAATCTAACAAGCTTATCGTTCGTCGTCGCAACGAGAAATAATCTGTTACAAGTAGCATAAAACATTATCCGCCAGCTCGGTAGCCTTGCATTTGCAAGGCAGGCCGCTGTGGTACATATTTTAAAGGAGAAAACACTAAAATGGGACGCAGTCTTAAAAAAGGACCTTTCGTCGATGAGCATTTGATGAAAAAAGTTGAAGCTCAAGCAAACGACGAAAAGAAAAAAGTAATCAAAACTTGGTCACGTCGTTCAACGATCTTCCCAAGTTTCATTGGATACACAATCGCAGTTTATGACGGACGTAAACACGTACCTGTTTACATCCAAGAAGACATGGTAGGTCACAAACTTGGTGAATTTGCACCAACTCGTACTTACAAAGGTCACGCAGCTGACGATAAGAAAACACGTAGATAAGAGAGGAGAAAAACATGGCAGAAATTACTTCAGCTAAAGCAATGGCTCGTACAGTGCGCGTTTCACCTCGTAAATCTCGTCTAGTTCTTGACAATATTCGTGGTAAAAACGTCGCTGACGCAATCGCAATTTTGAAATTCACTCCAAACAAAGCTGCTGGCATTATTGAGAAAGTATTAAACTCAGCAATCGCTAACGCTGAAAACAACTTTGGTTTGGAAAAAGCAAACTTGGTAGTATCTGAAGCATACGCAAACGAAGGACCAACATTGAAACGTTTCCGTCCACGTGCGAAAGGTTCAGCTTCACCAATCAACAAACGCACAGCCCACATTACAGTGGTTGTTGCAGAAAAATAAGGAGGTAAAATCGTGGGTCAAAAAGTACATCCAATTGGTATGCGTGTCGGCATCATCCGTGACTGGGATGCCAAATGGTATGCTGAAAAAGAATACGCGGATTACCTTCATGAGGATCTTGCAATCCGCAAATTTATTCAAAAAGAATTGGCTGATGCAGCAGTTTCAACAATTGAAATTGAACGCGCAGTTAATAAAGTCATCGTTTCACTTCACACTGCAAAACCAGGTATGGTTATCGGTAAAGGTGGAGCAAACGTTGATGCACTTCGTGCAAAATTAAACAAAATGACTGGAAAACAAGTTCACATCAACATCATCGAAATCAAACAACCTGATTTGGATGCACACCTTGTTGGTGAAGGAATTGCTCGCCAATTAGAGCAACGTGTTGCTTTCCGTCGTGCTCAAAAACAAGCTATCCAACGTGCAATGCGTGCTGGAGCTAAAGGAATCAAAACTCAAGTATCTGGACGTTTGAACGGTGCTGACATCGCTCGTGCAGAAGGATATTCTGAAGGAACAGTTCCGCTTCACACACTTCGTGCGGATATCGATTACGCTTGGGAAGAAGCTCTTACAACTTACGGTAAACTTGGTGTTAAAGTATGGATCTACCGTGGTGAAGTTCTTCCTGCTCGTAAAAACACTAAAGGAGGTAAATAACCAATGTTAGTACCTAAACGTGTTAAACACCGTCGTGAATTCCGTGGAAAAATGCGCGGTGAAGCAAAAGGCGGAAAACAAGTAGATTTCGGTGAATACGGTCTTCAAGCAACAACTAGCCACTGGATCACAAACCGTCAAATCGAAGCAGCCCGTATCGCGATGACTCGTTATATGAAACGTGGTGGTAAAGTTTGGATCAAAATCTTCCCACACAAATCATACACCGCTAAAGCTATCGGGGTACGTATGGGATCTGGTAAAGGGGCACCTGAAGGTTGGGTAGCACCAGTTAAACGTGGTAAAGTGATGTTTGAAGTTGCTGGCGTTTCAGAAGAAATCGCTCGCGAAGCACTTCGTCTTGCAAGCCACAAATTGCCAGTTAAATGCAAATTCGTAAAACGTGAAGCAGAATAAGGAGAAGACATGAAACTTAATGAAGTAAAAGAATTTGTTAAAGAACTTCGTGGACTTTCTCAAGAAGAGCTCGCGAAGCGTGAAAATGAATTGAAAAAAGAATTGTTCGAACTTCGTTTCCAAGCAGCTGCTGGTCAATTAGAACAAACAGGACGCTTGAAAGAAGTGAAAAAACAAATCGCTCGTATCAAAACTGTTCAATCAGAAGTTAAATAATAGACTAGGGAAGGAGAATTTCAATGGAACGCAATAATCGTAAAGTTCTTGTCGGACGTGTCGTTTCTGACAAAATGGACAAAACAATCACAGTTGTAGTTGAAACAAAACGTAACCACCCAGTCTATGGTAAACGTATTAACTACTCTAAAAAATACAAAGCTCATGATGAAAACAACGTCGCTAAAGAAGGCGATATCGTTCGTATCATGGAAACTCGTCCGCTTTCAGCTACAAAACGTTTCCGTCTTGTAGAAGTCGTTGAAGAAGCGGTTATCATCTAATCAAACCTGAAAGGAGAAAATTGAAATGATTCAAACAGAAACTCGTTTGAAAGTTGCTGACAACAGCGGTGCTCGCGAAATCTTGACAATCAAAGTTCTTGGTGGTTCAAAACGTAAATTCGCAAGTATCGGTGATGTTATCGTAGCATCTGTAAAACAAGCAACTCCTGGTGGTGCGGTTAAAAAAGGTGACGTTGTAAAAGCAGTTATCGTACGTACTAAATCAGGTGCTCGTCGTGCTGATGGTTCATACATCAAATTTGACGAAAATGCTGCGGTTATTATCCGTGAAGATAAAACACCTCGCGGAACACGTATCTTTGGCCCAGTTGCACGCGAATTGCGTGAAGGTGGTTTCATGAAGATCGTGTCACTTGCCCCAGAAGTACTTTAATCAAAAAAACAAACGCAGTCCCCTGAAAGACATCCTTTCAGGGTGCCCTTGTGGGCGTAAGAAATAAAAGGAGAAACCAATGTTTGTAAAATCAGGCGATAAAGTTCGCGTAATCGCTGGTAAAGACAAAGGCGTTGAAGCTAAAGTCCTTACAGCTCTTCCAAAAGTCAACAAAGTTGTTGTTGAAGGTGTAAACATCGTTAAAAAACACCAAAAACCAAATAACGAATACCCTCAAGGTGCTATCGTAGAAAAAGAAGCACCAATCCATGTATCAAACGTTCAAGTTCTTGATAAAAATGGTGTTGCAGGACGTGTTGGCTACAAATTTGTAGATGGCAAAAAAGTTCGTTACAATAAAAAATCAGGCGAAGTGCTTGATTAATCACGAAGGAAAGGAGAAGTAACATGGCTAATCGTTTAAAAGAAAAATATCTTAATGAAGTAGTTCCTGCTTTGACAGAAAAATTTAACTACTCATCAGTTATGGCAGTGCCAAAAGTAGATAAGATCGTTTTGAACATGGGTGTTGGAGACGCTGTATCAAACGCTAAAAACCTTGAAAAAGCAGCTGAAGAGCTTGCTCTTATCTCAGGACAAAAACCGCTTATCACTAAAGCTAAAAAATCTATCGCCGGCTTCCGTCTTCGTGAAGGTGTTGCAATCGGTGCGAAAGTAACCCTTCGTGGCGAACGTATGTATGAGTTCTTGGATAAATTGGTTACTGTATCACTTCCACGTGTTCGTGACTTCCATGGAGTTCCAACAAAATCATTTGATGGACGTGGAAACTACACACTTGGTGTGAAAGAGCAATTGATTTTCCCAGAAATCAACTTTGATGATGTTGATAAAACTCGTGGTATGGACATCGTTATCGTAACAACTGCTAATACTGACGAAGAGTCACGCGAATTGCTTACAGGCCTTGGAATGCCTTTTGCAAAATAATATAGGAGGTAAATCTAATGGCTAAAAAATCAATGATTGCTAAGAACAAACGCCCAGCGAAGTTCTCTACGCAAGCTTACACTCGTTGCGAAAAATGTGGACGTCCACATTCAGTTTACCGCAAGTTCAAATTGTGCCGTGTTTGCTTCCGTGAATTAGCATACAAAGGACAAATCCCAGGCGTTACCAAAGCTTCTTGGTAATAATATGATATGAAGGCGTTAAAAACGCTCAGCAAAAATAGGAAGTTTAGCAAAGGTGCTTGCACCTAGATAAATTTATCTTTTTTTGCCCAGCGTTTAGCCTGAACTCAATGATAATATAGAACTAATCACTTAGTTCAAGGATGATACAACATTATCACACTAGCTGATTTGAACACGAGCTACAACCTTTGCAAAAAAGATAGAATTGCTTAGGAGCGTCACTCCTATGTCAATTCTCCTATTTTTGCGGTGGTTGTCACGCTCTTTGTATCATTGTTAACTAGCAAGTGAAAACTTCAAACTACTAGTAAGAGGAGAATCTTAAAATGGTTATGACTGACCCAATTGCAGACTTTTTGACACGCATTCGTAATGCAAACCAAGCAAAACACGAAGTGCTTGAAGTTCCTGCATCAAACATTAAAAAAGGAATTGCTGAAATTCTTAAACGTGAAGGCTTTGTAAAAAACGTTGAGTACATCGAAGATAAC
This window contains:
- the rplB gene encoding 50S ribosomal protein L2; amino-acid sequence: MGIRVYKPTTNGRRNMTSLDFAEITTSTPEKTLLVSLKSKAGRNNNGRITVRHQGGGHKRHYRLIDFKRNKDAVEAVVKTIEYDPNRSANIALVHYTDGVKAYIIAPKGLEVGQRIVSGPEADIKVGNALPLANIPVGTLIHNIELKPGRGGELVRAAGASAQVLGQEGKYTLVRLQSGEVRMILGACRATVGVVGNEQHGLVNLGKAGRSRWKGIRPTVRGSVMNPNDHPHGGGEGKAPVGRKAPSTPWGKPALGLKTRNKKAKSNKLIVRRRNEK
- the rpsS gene encoding 30S ribosomal protein S19, producing the protein MGRSLKKGPFVDEHLMKKVEAQANDEKKKVIKTWSRRSTIFPSFIGYTIAVYDGRKHVPVYIQEDMVGHKLGEFAPTRTYKGHAADDKKTRR
- the rplE gene encoding 50S ribosomal protein L5 — its product is MANRLKEKYLNEVVPALTEKFNYSSVMAVPKVDKIVLNMGVGDAVSNAKNLEKAAEELALISGQKPLITKAKKSIAGFRLREGVAIGAKVTLRGERMYEFLDKLVTVSLPRVRDFHGVPTKSFDGRGNYTLGVKEQLIFPEINFDDVDKTRGMDIVIVTTANTDEESRELLTGLGMPFAK
- the rplD gene encoding 50S ribosomal protein L4 — its product is MANVTLFDQTGKQAGEVVLNDAVFGIEPNQAVVFDVIISQRASLRQGTHAVKNRSAVSGGGRKPWRQKGTGRARQGSIRSPQWRGGGVVFGPTPRSYAYKLPQKVRRLALKSVYSEKVADSKFVAVDSLSFTAPKTAEFAKVLAALSIDTKVLVILEEGNEFAALSARNLPNVKVATATTASVLDIANADKLLVTQAAISKIEEVLA
- a CDS encoding 50S ribosomal protein L23 encodes the protein MNLYDVIKKPVITESSMAQLEAGKYVFEVDTRAHKLLIKQAVEAAFEGVKVANVNTINVKPKAKRVGRYTGFTSKTKKAIITLTADSKAIELFAAADAE
- the rpmC gene encoding 50S ribosomal protein L29; protein product: MKLNEVKEFVKELRGLSQEELAKRENELKKELFELRFQAAAGQLEQTGRLKEVKKQIARIKTVQSEVK
- the rplV gene encoding 50S ribosomal protein L22 — protein: MAEITSAKAMARTVRVSPRKSRLVLDNIRGKNVADAIAILKFTPNKAAGIIEKVLNSAIANAENNFGLEKANLVVSEAYANEGPTLKRFRPRAKGSASPINKRTAHITVVVAEK
- the rplX gene encoding 50S ribosomal protein L24 encodes the protein MFVKSGDKVRVIAGKDKGVEAKVLTALPKVNKVVVEGVNIVKKHQKPNNEYPQGAIVEKEAPIHVSNVQVLDKNGVAGRVGYKFVDGKKVRYNKKSGEVLD
- the rplC gene encoding 50S ribosomal protein L3, whose product is MTKGILGKKVGMTQIFTEAGELIPVTVVEAAPNVVLQVKTVETDGYNAVQVGFDDLREVLSNKPAKGHVAKANTAPKRFIREFKNIEGLEVGSEITVDTFAAGDVVDVTGTSKGKGFQGVIKRHGQSRGPMAHGSRYHRRPGSMGPVAPNRVFKNKHLAGRMGGNRVTIQNLEIAQVVPEKNVILIKGNVPGAKKSLITIKSAVKAGK
- the rpsQ gene encoding 30S ribosomal protein S17, with product MERNNRKVLVGRVVSDKMDKTITVVVETKRNHPVYGKRINYSKKYKAHDENNVAKEGDIVRIMETRPLSATKRFRLVEVVEEAVII
- the rpsC gene encoding 30S ribosomal protein S3, coding for MGQKVHPIGMRVGIIRDWDAKWYAEKEYADYLHEDLAIRKFIQKELADAAVSTIEIERAVNKVIVSLHTAKPGMVIGKGGANVDALRAKLNKMTGKQVHINIIEIKQPDLDAHLVGEGIARQLEQRVAFRRAQKQAIQRAMRAGAKGIKTQVSGRLNGADIARAEGYSEGTVPLHTLRADIDYAWEEALTTYGKLGVKVWIYRGEVLPARKNTKGGK
- the rpsJ gene encoding 30S ribosomal protein S10, whose protein sequence is MANKKIRIRLKAYEHRTLDTAAAKIVETATRTGAEVAGPIPLPTERSLYTIIRATHKYKDSREQFEMRTHKRLIDIVNPTQKTVDALMKLDLPSGVNVEIKL
- a CDS encoding type Z 30S ribosomal protein S14, whose amino-acid sequence is MAKKSMIAKNKRPAKFSTQAYTRCEKCGRPHSVYRKFKLCRVCFRELAYKGQIPGVTKASW
- the rplP gene encoding 50S ribosomal protein L16; the encoded protein is MLVPKRVKHRREFRGKMRGEAKGGKQVDFGEYGLQATTSHWITNRQIEAARIAMTRYMKRGGKVWIKIFPHKSYTAKAIGVRMGSGKGAPEGWVAPVKRGKVMFEVAGVSEEIAREALRLASHKLPVKCKFVKREAE
- the rplN gene encoding 50S ribosomal protein L14, encoding MIQTETRLKVADNSGAREILTIKVLGGSKRKFASIGDVIVASVKQATPGGAVKKGDVVKAVIVRTKSGARRADGSYIKFDENAAVIIREDKTPRGTRIFGPVARELREGGFMKIVSLAPEVL